The following coding sequences lie in one Flagellimonas eckloniae genomic window:
- the rpoN gene encoding RNA polymerase factor sigma-54 codes for MLKQHLQFKLSQKLSPQQIQLMKLIQLPTQAFEQRLKQELEENPALESGKAESETDDAFDESYDDSADSETISAEEINIDDYLSDDEIPDYRTQTSNYSPDDDEKSIPYAAGTSFNQYLLNQLNTIYLDDEEWAIAEFLVGSVDESGYIRRPLTDIMDDLAFTQNIYVEEDKIESVLKTVQELDPPGVAARSLGECLIIQLKRKEKTPEVELAISILEKSFDQFTKKHYSKLTQKHHVNEEQLKDAISEIEKLNPKPGGSYAGNTRIIEHIVPDFSIKIVEGELELTLNGRNAPELHVSRDYNNMLEGYKNSKEKSKSQKDTVLFIKQKLDAAKWFIDAIKQRQQTLFITMSTIMNYQKEYFLSGDERKLRPMILKDIADQIHMDVSTVSRVANSKYVDTPYGTKLIKEYFSESMKNEQGEDVSTKEIKKILETVIGEEEKKKPLTDDKLAKILKERGYPIARRTVAKYREQLGISVARLRKQI; via the coding sequence ATGCTAAAGCAACATCTACAGTTTAAACTTTCCCAGAAACTATCTCCGCAGCAGATACAGCTCATGAAGCTAATTCAGTTGCCGACACAGGCTTTTGAACAACGCCTAAAACAGGAACTTGAGGAAAATCCAGCACTTGAAAGCGGAAAAGCGGAGAGTGAAACAGATGATGCTTTTGATGAAAGCTATGATGATTCTGCGGATAGTGAAACCATTTCCGCCGAAGAAATCAATATTGATGATTATTTAAGTGATGATGAGATTCCCGACTATAGGACCCAGACTAGCAATTATAGTCCAGATGATGATGAAAAAAGTATTCCTTATGCAGCCGGAACGTCCTTTAACCAATATTTGCTGAATCAACTTAATACCATATATCTGGATGATGAGGAATGGGCCATTGCCGAATTTTTGGTGGGCAGCGTGGATGAAAGTGGCTACATACGAAGACCGCTAACGGATATTATGGATGATCTTGCTTTTACTCAGAATATCTATGTAGAAGAAGATAAAATTGAGAGTGTCCTCAAAACTGTTCAAGAGCTTGACCCTCCAGGTGTAGCTGCAAGATCTTTGGGCGAGTGTCTCATCATTCAATTAAAACGGAAAGAAAAAACACCAGAAGTTGAGCTTGCAATTTCAATTTTGGAAAAGTCGTTTGATCAGTTTACAAAAAAACATTACTCCAAGCTTACCCAAAAGCATCATGTTAATGAAGAGCAACTCAAGGATGCTATTTCAGAAATTGAAAAACTGAACCCAAAACCTGGGGGCTCATATGCTGGCAACACACGAATTATTGAACATATTGTCCCTGATTTTTCCATTAAGATTGTTGAAGGCGAACTGGAACTGACATTGAACGGAAGAAATGCACCGGAACTTCACGTTTCCCGGGATTATAACAATATGCTGGAGGGTTATAAAAATTCCAAGGAAAAATCAAAATCCCAAAAAGACACTGTACTTTTCATAAAGCAAAAGCTAGATGCTGCCAAATGGTTCATAGATGCCATTAAGCAAAGACAACAGACTTTGTTTATTACTATGAGTACCATTATGAACTATCAAAAAGAGTATTTTTTGAGCGGAGACGAGCGTAAGTTGCGCCCCATGATCTTAAAAGATATTGCTGATCAAATTCATATGGATGTTTCTACGGTATCAAGAGTAGCGAACAGTAAATATGTGGATACTCCTTATGGAACAAAATTAATCAAGGAATACTTCTCCGAATCCATGAAAAATGAGCAAGGAGAGGATGTATCGACAAAAGAAATTAAAAAGATTTTGGAAACTGTTATTGGTGAAGAGGAAAAGAAAAAACCTTTAACAGATGATAAATTGGCAAAAATTCTTAAGGAACGTGGATATCCCATTGCCAGAAGAACTGTTGCCAAATACAGGGAGCAGTTGGGCATATCCGTGGCCAGATTAAGAAAGCAAATTTAA
- a CDS encoding porin family protein yields the protein MRNYLFLLCYLLFCLGIKAQESPKAVEDDKYLEDQFYVGLGFNLLLEKPSNIVQSSLSYSVQTGFIKDIPFNQKRNFGLGLGLGYATNSYYSNIGASKTDNVIAYEVLTSDYKRSKFETHAIEIPLELRWRTSTVDEYKFWRIYAGVKLGYVFSGRSKLVTDSNTTAFSNDDIQNLQYGLQLNFGYNTWNIHAYYGLNPLLKDDVGIESGELITMGILRIGVIFYIL from the coding sequence ATGAGAAACTATTTGTTTTTATTATGCTATCTTCTTTTTTGTCTTGGTATTAAGGCTCAGGAGAGCCCAAAAGCTGTAGAAGATGATAAATACCTCGAGGATCAATTTTATGTTGGTTTGGGATTTAATCTCCTCTTGGAGAAACCATCAAACATTGTTCAGAGTAGTTTGTCATACAGTGTACAAACCGGATTTATAAAAGACATCCCGTTTAATCAAAAAAGAAATTTTGGCTTGGGATTGGGACTCGGCTACGCCACTAATTCGTACTATAGCAATATAGGAGCGAGTAAAACTGACAATGTTATAGCATATGAAGTTTTGACTTCAGATTATAAGCGAAGTAAGTTTGAGACCCATGCCATAGAAATTCCTTTAGAATTAAGATGGAGAACCTCAACGGTAGATGAGTATAAGTTTTGGAGAATTTATGCAGGGGTCAAATTGGGTTATGTCTTTTCCGGCAGGTCAAAATTGGTGACAGATTCAAATACAACAGCATTTTCAAATGATGATATCCAGAATTTACAATATGGATTACAACTAAATTTTGGATATAATACGTGGAATATTCATGCCTATTATGGCTTAAATCCTTTACTGAAAGATGATGTTGGCATTGAAAGTGGTGAACTAATCACTATGGGTATATTGCGAATAGGTGTTATCTTCTATATCTTATAA
- a CDS encoding ExbD/TolR family protein, which yields MKNYRKTKNRFPAISTASLPDIVFMLLFFFMTVTTIKNNTLLVDNNLPNAKEVKKLEKKDRIIEIFVGKPSRELVEVLGTEPRIQLDNKLANVNDVAPYVLSELSKKPDAIRNLVTVSLKVDKDVKVGIVSDIKEELRKVNLLKVNYTTYEGNAFTNIK from the coding sequence ATGAAAAATTATAGAAAAACAAAAAATAGATTCCCCGCCATTTCAACGGCATCACTTCCAGATATTGTTTTTATGTTATTGTTCTTTTTTATGACGGTTACCACCATTAAAAACAATACACTCTTGGTAGATAATAACCTGCCGAATGCCAAGGAGGTCAAGAAACTGGAAAAGAAAGACAGGATTATTGAAATATTTGTTGGAAAGCCATCCCGAGAATTAGTAGAGGTGCTTGGAACGGAACCAAGAATTCAATTAGATAATAAGTTGGCAAATGTAAATGATGTGGCTCCCTACGTCTTATCCGAGCTATCTAAAAAACCAGATGCGATTAGAAATTTGGTAACGGTTTCATTAAAAGTTGATAAAGATGTCAAGGTTGGGATAGTATCAGATATTAAAGAGGAACTACGAAAAGTAAATTTATTGAAGGTGAATTATACTACCTATGAAGGCAATGCATTTACCAATATAAAATAA
- a CDS encoding ExbD/TolR family protein codes for MARNNEIPEVNAGSMADIAFLLLIFFLVTATIQTDMGLDRKLPPTDTTPPIHINERNIFRVSLNKNNELFVEDDRMQMQDLKDAAITFLDNGGTMVGNENHCNYCLGERSSSSSDNPNEAIIAFSSDREAAYGTYILVQNELTAAYNMLRNREAQRLFKSDFTEMEKAYFDSKTSAKTKSELKENINQIRSMFPMSLSEAQTNMNF; via the coding sequence ATGGCTAGAAACAATGAAATCCCAGAGGTAAATGCTGGGTCAATGGCTGACATTGCTTTTTTATTATTGATCTTTTTCTTGGTAACAGCAACAATTCAAACCGATATGGGTTTGGATAGAAAACTACCTCCTACGGATACAACACCTCCCATACACATTAATGAGCGAAACATTTTTAGAGTGAGCCTCAATAAAAATAATGAGCTTTTTGTTGAGGACGATAGGATGCAAATGCAAGATTTGAAGGATGCGGCCATTACGTTTTTGGATAATGGCGGGACTATGGTTGGTAATGAAAATCATTGCAACTATTGCCTTGGAGAACGAAGTTCCAGTTCATCTGATAATCCCAATGAAGCAATAATAGCTTTTAGTAGTGATAGAGAGGCAGCATATGGAACATATATCCTTGTACAAAACGAATTGACTGCTGCATATAATATGCTTAGAAACAGGGAAGCGCAAAGATTGTTTAAGAGCGATTTCACCGAAATGGAAAAAGCATATTTTGACTCAAAAACCAGTGCTAAAACCAAATCTGAACTCAAGGAAAACATCAATCAGATAAGAAGTATGTTCCCTATGAGCTTATCAGAAGCCCAAACAAATATGAATTTCTAA
- a CDS encoding ExbD/TolR family protein, with amino-acid sequence MAKFAKKKDGDLPAVSTASLPDIVFMLLFFFMTVTTMKDSSLMVDNVLPNATEIKKLEKKDRVIYIFVGTPTQEYQKVFGTEPKIQLNDKFANVEEVGSYILAERAKKPQELQNVLTTALKVDKNANMGLIADIKQQLREVNALKVNYTTYEGDAFNNLQ; translated from the coding sequence ATGGCAAAGTTTGCAAAAAAGAAGGATGGGGATTTGCCTGCAGTATCAACTGCATCACTACCCGATATCGTCTTCATGTTACTATTTTTCTTTATGACAGTGACCACAATGAAAGATAGTTCTTTAATGGTTGATAATGTTCTTCCAAACGCAACAGAAATCAAGAAGCTAGAGAAGAAGGATAGGGTAATCTATATATTTGTTGGTACACCAACCCAAGAATATCAAAAGGTTTTTGGGACTGAACCAAAAATTCAATTGAATGATAAGTTTGCCAATGTTGAAGAAGTAGGCTCTTATATCCTTGCGGAACGTGCTAAGAAACCTCAAGAACTACAGAACGTGTTGACAACTGCTCTAAAGGTGGATAAAAATGCTAACATGGGTCTTATCGCTGATATTAAACAACAGTTAAGAGAAGTAAATGCTCTGAAGGTCAACTACACGACCTACGAAGGAGATGCTTTTAACAATTTACAGTAA
- a CDS encoding ExbD/TolR family protein: MARRNGAPEVNAGSMADIAFLLLIFFLVTTTIETDAGLDRMLPPMEPPEEDVVIKQKNIFTVNINRNGQLLVEDELMDLRNLRESAKTFLENGADGSCEFCKGKRDPASSDNPTKAIISLKNDRETKYSTYITVQNELVGAYNDLRNREAQRLYGQDFTKMESEYLNPETPESVREGLKDKVKRIQEMFPQKLSEAETSTN; the protein is encoded by the coding sequence ATGGCTAGAAGAAATGGAGCACCAGAAGTGAATGCCGGTTCTATGGCAGACATAGCTTTCTTATTACTTATCTTTTTCTTGGTTACAACAACCATTGAGACAGATGCAGGATTAGATCGTATGTTGCCGCCAATGGAGCCGCCAGAAGAAGATGTAGTTATCAAGCAAAAGAACATTTTTACGGTTAACATCAATAGAAATGGTCAATTGTTGGTGGAGGACGAGTTGATGGATTTAAGGAATTTACGTGAGTCTGCAAAGACATTTTTGGAGAACGGAGCAGATGGTTCTTGTGAGTTTTGCAAAGGAAAGAGAGACCCAGCTTCATCGGACAATCCAACAAAAGCCATTATCTCGTTAAAGAATGATCGTGAGACTAAGTACAGTACCTATATAACCGTTCAAAATGAATTGGTAGGCGCATACAATGATTTGCGTAATCGTGAAGCACAGCGTCTATATGGTCAAGATTTCACAAAAATGGAATCTGAATACTTGAATCCAGAAACACCTGAAAGTGTACGAGAAGGTCTTAAGGATAAGGTAAAGCGTATACAAGAAATGTTTCCTCAGAAATTGTCGGAAGCAGAAACATCAACCAATTAA